AGGCTGCCCAGCTTCTTCAAAAGCGTGAAATTTCCGCTTTGGAGCTGACCCAAAACCATCTGGAGCGCATCGCCCGCCTGGAATCCCAAATCAACGCCTATGTCACGGTGGATACCCAAGGGGCCCTGGCTGCGGCCAAGGCTGCCGATGAGCGATTGCAAAGGGGAGATGCCACCCCCCTGACCGGCATTCCCATCGCCCACAAGGATCTTTTCATCACTCAAGATCTGGCCACCACCTGCTCCTCCCGCATGCTGGCAGAATTCAAGCCCCCCTACGATGCCACGGTGACCCGACGCATCAAGGAGGCCGGTGGCGTTATTTTGGGCAAAACCAACATGGACGAGTTCGCCATGGGCTCCTCCACCGAGAGTTCCTACTTTGGCCCCACCCACAATCCCTGGGATCTGGAGCGCATTCCCGGGGGCTCTTCCGGGGGATCAGCCGCAGCGGTGGCCGCCGATTTTTGTGTGGCCGCAACCGGCACCGATACCGGTGGATCCATCCGGCAACCAGCGGCTTTAACAGGCATTACGGGACTCAAGCCCACCTATGGCCGGGTCTCCCGGTTTGGCATGGTGGCCTTTGCCTCCTCCCTGGATCAAGCTGGCCCCATGACCAAAAGTGCCGCCGACGCCGCCCTGCTCCTCCAGGCCATCGCCGGTCACGATCCCCTGGACGCCACCTCCATCGACACCCCGGTGCCCGATTATGCCAGTCTGATCGAAGGGGATATTCGGGGCAAACGCCTGGGCATTCCCGCAGAATATTTCGGTGACGGCTTGGAGCCGGATGTCCGCAAGGCCGTGGAAGAGGCGATTGAGGTGTTTCGCGGGCTGGGGGTTGAAACCATCCCCATTGAGCTGCCCCACACCCAACACGCCATCCCCACCTATTATATCATTGCCCCGGCGGAAGCCTCTTCCAACCTGGCCCGCTACGATGGTGTTCGCTACGGCCACCGCTGCGACGACCCCAAGGATCTCAGGGATCTCTATTTCCGAACCCGGGCCGAAGGGTTTGGTGAGGAGGTCAAACGGCGCATCATGCTGGGTACCTATGTGCTCTCATCGGGCTACTATGACGCCTACTACCGCAAAGCCCAACGGGTGCGCCGCCTGATCGCCGGGGATTTTACCGCTGCCTTCAAAAAAGTGGACTGGATCCTCACCCCCACCACCCCGGGAACAGCTTTCAAGCTGGGGGAAAAAACCCAGGATCCCGTGCAGATGTATCTGTCGGATATTTTTACCATCAACGTCAATCTGGCGGGATTGCCGGGACTTTCCATCCCCTGCGGCCTGGATCGGCAAGGTCTGCCCATCGGGGTGCAGCTGATCGGCCAGGTTTTGGACGAAGGGGGGCTTCTGACAGCGGCCCACGCCTTCCAAAAAGCCACCGATTTTCACCTGAAACGTCCAACCCCTCTGAGCGCCCCATGAGCACGCTTCCAAAAGCATCCCATGAACGCGCCTCAACATTGACAGGTGGTTGCACGATGAACGATTCCCAACAAAAAATGGTCCCTGGACGATGATTGATTCCCGATATGAGATGGTCATTGGACTGGAAGTCCACGTCCAAATGCAGACCCGTTCGAAAATTTTTTGCGGCTGCTCCACCCAGTTCGGCCAAGGGGCCAACACCCAGATCTGCCCGGTCTGCTCGGGCTTTCCCGGAGTGCTGCCGGTGCTCAACCAGGAAGCCGTGCAGATGGCCATCAAGACCGGCATCGCCATCCACGGCCAAGTG
Above is a genomic segment from Magnetococcales bacterium containing:
- the gatA gene encoding Asp-tRNA(Asn)/Glu-tRNA(Gln) amidotransferase subunit GatA; translation: MELSSLTLTQAAQLLQKREISALELTQNHLERIARLESQINAYVTVDTQGALAAAKAADERLQRGDATPLTGIPIAHKDLFITQDLATTCSSRMLAEFKPPYDATVTRRIKEAGGVILGKTNMDEFAMGSSTESSYFGPTHNPWDLERIPGGSSGGSAAAVAADFCVAATGTDTGGSIRQPAALTGITGLKPTYGRVSRFGMVAFASSLDQAGPMTKSAADAALLLQAIAGHDPLDATSIDTPVPDYASLIEGDIRGKRLGIPAEYFGDGLEPDVRKAVEEAIEVFRGLGVETIPIELPHTQHAIPTYYIIAPAEASSNLARYDGVRYGHRCDDPKDLRDLYFRTRAEGFGEEVKRRIMLGTYVLSSGYYDAYYRKAQRVRRLIAGDFTAAFKKVDWILTPTTPGTAFKLGEKTQDPVQMYLSDIFTINVNLAGLPGLSIPCGLDRQGLPIGVQLIGQVLDEGGLLTAAHAFQKATDFHLKRPTPLSAP